A single region of the Salicibibacter cibi genome encodes:
- the rnc gene encoding ribonuclease III, with translation MKSSPNKKKKIHASETHVQKFRDLLSKLGLQFNDDQLLYQAFTHSSYVNEKKHNADSDNERLEFLGDAVLELCVSQYLYRRFHTMQEGEMTKLRAAVVCEPSLADLARNDDFGSLVFLGKGENLTGGRERSAMLADVFEAFVGALYLDQGMEAVDRFLEQTVYEKIETGSYTDVMDFKSQLQEFVQRASTGAVAYEIVNEQGPAHSREFVARVSINGDHQGEGIGKTKKSAEQHAAQKALMQLSAENNKGQ, from the coding sequence ATGAAATCCTCTCCAAATAAAAAGAAAAAAATACACGCAAGCGAAACCCATGTGCAGAAATTTCGGGATTTATTATCGAAATTAGGTTTGCAATTTAATGATGATCAATTGTTGTATCAGGCTTTTACCCATTCATCCTATGTTAATGAAAAGAAACACAACGCCGATAGCGATAACGAACGGTTGGAATTTTTAGGGGATGCGGTGTTGGAATTATGTGTTTCCCAATACTTGTATCGTCGTTTTCATACGATGCAGGAAGGGGAAATGACGAAACTGCGTGCCGCCGTCGTTTGCGAGCCTTCGCTGGCAGACCTTGCGCGAAATGATGATTTCGGTAGCCTCGTGTTTCTCGGAAAAGGGGAAAATTTGACGGGCGGCCGGGAACGTTCGGCTATGCTCGCGGATGTCTTCGAAGCGTTTGTCGGTGCCCTTTACCTTGATCAGGGCATGGAAGCCGTTGACCGTTTCCTTGAACAAACCGTTTATGAAAAAATCGAAACCGGCAGCTATACGGATGTAATGGACTTCAAAAGCCAGCTACAAGAGTTTGTCCAAAGAGCCTCAACGGGAGCGGTCGCATATGAAATCGTCAATGAACAAGGACCTGCGCACAGCAGGGAATTCGTTGCCCGCGTCTCCATCAATGGCGATCATCAAGGCGAAGGAATCGGAAAAACGAAAAAATCGGCAGAGCAACACGCTGCCCAGAAAGCGCTGATGCAATTAAGCGCGGAAAATAATAAGGGACAGTGA
- the acpP gene encoding acyl carrier protein, giving the protein MAKTETLDRVKKIVVDRLGVEESEVISEATFKDDLGADSLDVVELVMELEDEFDMEISDEEAEKISTVADVVNYIEGQQ; this is encoded by the coding sequence ATGGCAAAAACAGAAACGCTGGATCGCGTAAAAAAGATTGTTGTCGATCGGTTGGGTGTCGAGGAATCGGAAGTGATCAGTGAGGCAACGTTTAAAGATGATCTCGGTGCCGATTCGTTGGACGTCGTTGAACTCGTGATGGAACTTGAAGATGAATTTGATATGGAAATCTCTGATGAAGAGGCAGAAAAAATTTCCACCGTCGCTGATGTCGTGAACTACATAGAAGGACAGCAGTGA
- the fabG gene encoding 3-oxoacyl-[acyl-carrier-protein] reductase translates to MLKGKKALVTGASRGIGRAIALNLAENGADVAINYAGNEAKAAETAKECVSYGVDAFPVQANVTREEDVKTLFKTVTDRFGAIDVLVNNAGITKDNLVMRMKEDDWDEVLDTNLKGVFLCAKAAVRPMMKQRSGSIINIGSVTGSLGNAGQANYTAAKAGVVGLTKTLARELSSRHIRVNAVAPGFIETEMTDELEGEQREGLLAQIPLGELGRPEDVAETVSFLAGEKSRYMTGQTLHVDGGMYMP, encoded by the coding sequence ATGCTAAAAGGGAAAAAAGCGCTCGTTACCGGGGCTTCCCGCGGGATTGGACGAGCCATCGCGCTTAATCTCGCCGAGAACGGTGCTGATGTTGCCATCAATTATGCGGGAAATGAAGCAAAAGCTGCAGAAACCGCAAAAGAATGCGTATCTTATGGGGTAGATGCCTTCCCCGTGCAAGCAAATGTAACCCGGGAAGAGGACGTCAAAACCCTTTTTAAAACGGTCACGGACCGATTCGGCGCGATTGATGTACTCGTAAACAATGCCGGCATCACAAAGGACAATTTAGTCATGCGCATGAAAGAAGACGACTGGGATGAAGTTCTCGACACGAATTTAAAAGGAGTCTTTCTTTGCGCGAAAGCGGCGGTACGCCCAATGATGAAACAGCGGTCGGGGTCAATCATTAACATTGGCTCAGTCACCGGTTCGCTCGGCAATGCCGGGCAGGCCAATTATACGGCAGCAAAAGCAGGGGTCGTTGGGCTGACGAAAACGTTGGCCAGAGAGCTTTCCTCCCGTCACATTCGTGTAAATGCTGTCGCGCCGGGTTTTATTGAAACAGAAATGACCGACGAGCTGGAAGGGGAGCAGCGGGAAGGGTTGCTGGCACAAATCCCGCTCGGCGAACTCGGGCGCCCCGAAGATGTGGCCGAAACGGTCAGTTTTCTCGCAGGGGAAAAAAGCCGCTATATGACGGGGCAAACCCTTCATGTTGACGGCGGCATGTATATGCCATAA
- the fabD gene encoding ACP S-malonyltransferase, translating to MGKTAFLFPGQGSQAIGMGITAAAENKAAQAVLTEADETLGFPLSELMENGPEEELKKTANAQPALLTASTAALQLFSERGLQPDYVAGHSLGEYSAHVAANVIDFKDAVLAVRKRGELMEAAVPAGEGGMAAVMGMKREDLQAVVSEVNEEGKPVQLANLNAPNQIVISGSADGIKEAGERAQEQGARRVVSLNVSGPFHSPLMKPAREKLQEVLAPVAFRDSDVPVVMNASASAASDAKTLKEALVSQVTAPVLWEDSVRFLLEDGVDTFIEIGGGQVLAGLVKKIQRRGVHVFSVESQADLDAVWKAKEGS from the coding sequence ATGGGGAAAACGGCCTTTTTGTTTCCGGGACAAGGCTCGCAAGCAATCGGAATGGGCATAACCGCGGCTGCGGAAAACAAAGCGGCGCAGGCGGTTTTGACCGAAGCAGACGAAACCCTCGGCTTTCCCCTTTCCGAATTGATGGAAAACGGCCCGGAAGAAGAACTGAAAAAAACGGCAAACGCGCAACCGGCGTTATTAACGGCGAGCACTGCAGCATTGCAACTTTTTTCGGAAAGAGGTTTGCAGCCGGATTACGTCGCCGGACACAGCCTCGGGGAATACAGTGCACATGTCGCCGCCAATGTTATCGATTTTAAGGATGCCGTTTTGGCTGTTCGAAAAAGAGGCGAATTAATGGAAGCTGCGGTGCCTGCCGGTGAAGGCGGGATGGCGGCAGTAATGGGGATGAAAAGGGAAGATTTGCAAGCGGTCGTTTCCGAAGTCAACGAGGAAGGAAAACCGGTACAACTCGCCAATCTGAACGCCCCGAACCAAATCGTCATTTCCGGATCGGCGGACGGCATCAAAGAAGCCGGTGAGCGTGCCCAGGAACAGGGGGCCCGCCGCGTTGTATCTTTAAACGTGAGCGGCCCGTTTCACTCGCCGCTCATGAAGCCCGCCCGCGAGAAGTTGCAAGAAGTGTTGGCGCCGGTTGCCTTTCGTGACAGCGATGTCCCGGTTGTAATGAACGCGTCCGCGTCCGCGGCAAGCGATGCGAAAACGTTAAAGGAAGCGCTCGTCAGTCAGGTAACCGCTCCCGTTTTGTGGGAAGACAGCGTTCGTTTTCTGCTTGAAGACGGCGTGGACACCTTTATCGAAATCGGGGGTGGACAAGTGTTGGCCGGCTTGGTAAAAAAAATACAGCGCCGCGGAGTCCACGTGTTTTCCGTTGAAAGCCAAGCAGATCTCGACGCTGTATGGAAAGCAAAGGAGGGATCGTAA
- the plsX gene encoding phosphate acyltransferase PlsX, whose translation MKIAIDAMGGDNAPKAQVAGTLAAVRTFEDLEVTLVGDEEKITPHLSGHERIKVLHTTSVIENDETPTQAVRRKKDSSMVLAVKEVRENRADASISAGNTGALMSTGLLQIGRIEGLERPALAPMLPTLDGEGFLLLDVGANIEARAAHLFQYGIMGDVYMRRVKNRKQPKVGLLNIGAEEGKGNELSKQAFEQMQEANFTFIGNVEARDVLNGVCDVVVCDGFSGNILLKSIEGTAEALFSILKTELSTTMKNKLAAAALKPSFKGIKQKLSYSHYGGAGLFGLKAPVVKAHGSSDHTAFFHAIRQARQMVSEDVAGVIAADLQKQRRD comes from the coding sequence ATGAAAATAGCCATAGACGCAATGGGAGGCGACAATGCCCCAAAGGCACAAGTAGCCGGTACGTTAGCAGCCGTCCGGACGTTTGAAGACCTTGAAGTGACGCTCGTCGGTGACGAGGAAAAGATTACCCCTCATCTATCGGGCCACGAGCGCATCAAAGTGTTGCACACGACGAGTGTGATTGAAAATGACGAGACCCCGACCCAGGCGGTGCGCCGCAAAAAAGATTCCTCGATGGTTCTGGCTGTCAAGGAAGTGCGCGAAAACCGGGCGGATGCCAGTATATCCGCGGGCAATACGGGCGCGTTAATGTCCACCGGTTTATTGCAAATCGGACGCATTGAAGGATTGGAACGTCCGGCGCTGGCACCGATGCTCCCGACCCTTGACGGAGAAGGATTCCTTCTTTTGGATGTGGGTGCCAACATAGAAGCGCGTGCGGCCCATCTATTCCAATACGGCATTATGGGTGACGTATATATGCGCCGTGTCAAAAATCGCAAACAACCGAAGGTAGGATTACTTAATATCGGTGCAGAAGAAGGAAAAGGCAATGAATTATCCAAACAAGCCTTTGAACAAATGCAAGAAGCAAACTTTACATTTATCGGCAATGTCGAGGCGCGGGACGTATTGAACGGTGTTTGCGATGTTGTCGTTTGTGACGGCTTTTCAGGAAATATTTTACTGAAATCCATCGAAGGGACGGCGGAAGCGCTGTTTTCCATTTTAAAAACGGAGCTCAGCACGACGATGAAAAACAAACTGGCGGCAGCAGCTTTGAAGCCTTCGTTTAAAGGAATCAAGCAAAAATTAAGCTATTCTCATTACGGAGGTGCCGGTTTGTTTGGCTTGAAGGCGCCTGTAGTGAAAGCCCATGGGTCGTCTGATCACACCGCTTTTTTTCATGCCATCCGACAAGCCAGGCAGATGGTTTCCGAAGATGTAGCAGGTGTTATTGCCGCTGATTTGCAAAAACAGAGGAGGGATTGA
- the fapR gene encoding transcription factor FapR — MKKTKAERKQELEDTIEANPFITDEALAERFGVSVQTIRLDRSELRIPEVRTRIKQLAETNHDDVRALQNEEVIGEIVDLQLDDQAISILDITDDHVFTRNGIARGHHLFAQANSLAVAIINDAFAVTGRANIRFMRQVYAGERVVAKAKVKKRSHGYPVITVDSYVNQTLVFKGEFVMSKGKEA, encoded by the coding sequence ATGAAAAAAACGAAAGCTGAACGGAAACAAGAACTGGAAGATACGATTGAGGCCAATCCATTTATTACGGACGAGGCCTTGGCCGAGCGTTTTGGTGTCAGTGTGCAAACGATTCGCCTCGATCGTTCCGAGTTAAGAATCCCGGAAGTCCGCACGCGTATCAAGCAGTTGGCCGAGACGAACCATGATGATGTACGGGCTTTGCAAAACGAAGAAGTGATTGGAGAAATCGTCGATTTACAACTGGATGACCAAGCGATTTCCATCCTCGACATTACCGATGACCATGTGTTTACGCGCAACGGCATTGCAAGGGGCCATCACCTCTTCGCGCAGGCGAACTCGCTCGCGGTTGCCATCATCAACGACGCGTTCGCGGTAACCGGACGGGCGAACATCCGCTTCATGCGTCAAGTTTACGCAGGCGAACGGGTTGTGGCGAAGGCAAAAGTAAAAAAACGAAGTCACGGTTATCCTGTCATAACCGTGGACAGCTATGTCAATCAGACCCTCGTTTTCAAAGGGGAGTTCGTCATGTCGAAAGGAAAAGAAGCGTGA
- the recG gene encoding ATP-dependent DNA helicase RecG yields MTSLKKPQTSIEELRGVGPETVKELSRLGIFTWEDLLWHLPHRYENVAIRPVEELEHDVQATLAGTVQGPPNVKYYGAKKNRLSFRLFVDGHLVQVVAFNRAFLKNKLQPETKVNVTGKWDRYRATLTAQRIEFGDVDETRAYAPVYTITGKLTVRQLENWIKQVIQQDAFPVEMLPANLRKKYKLPTIAEALSTLHQPENAQALKNARRRVVYEEFLRFQLNIQAYKRTRRKNEQAQPTKIDEAATHRFVQELPFALTHAQTRSLREILADIQADHKMNRLLQGDVGSGKTVVAACAMYAVVGAGKQAALMVPTEILASQHAESLAEFFHPYGMEIALLTGSTKTARRKEIHAGLESGEISVIVGTHALIQATVPFHDLGLVITDEQHRFGVEQRRALRDKGNPDALFMTATPIPRTLAITAYGDMDVSRIDEQPSGRKAVKTYWAKPDMLERIIAFVRKETAAGKQAYVICPLIEESEQLDVQNAIDIHAQLETFMPDSRIGLLHGRLRDEEKETAMNEFTGGSIDVLVATTVVEVGVNVANATIMVIYDADRFGLSQLHQLRGRVGRGEAQSYCILLSDPASETGKERMRIMTETTDGFVLAEKDLQLRGPGDLLGQKQSGMPEFRLADPVHDYRALDTARQDASTLLDSEAFWNDREYQPLRDYVQQTGATSGEKLD; encoded by the coding sequence ATGACAAGCCTAAAAAAACCGCAAACAAGTATTGAGGAGCTAAGAGGCGTAGGCCCGGAGACGGTGAAGGAGTTGAGCCGCCTCGGTATTTTCACATGGGAAGATTTGCTTTGGCATTTGCCCCATCGGTATGAAAATGTTGCCATCCGCCCGGTGGAAGAACTGGAGCACGACGTGCAAGCCACCCTCGCAGGCACCGTTCAAGGGCCGCCCAATGTCAAATACTACGGAGCCAAAAAAAACCGTCTTTCTTTTCGTTTATTTGTCGATGGGCATCTCGTTCAAGTCGTCGCTTTTAACCGCGCGTTTTTAAAAAATAAGCTGCAACCGGAGACGAAAGTAAATGTGACCGGAAAATGGGACCGGTATCGCGCCACGCTCACCGCCCAAAGAATCGAGTTCGGAGACGTTGATGAAACGCGTGCTTACGCCCCCGTGTACACAATCACCGGCAAACTCACGGTTCGTCAACTGGAAAACTGGATCAAACAAGTCATCCAACAAGATGCGTTCCCGGTGGAAATGCTCCCTGCCAATTTGCGAAAAAAATACAAGTTGCCGACGATCGCCGAGGCGCTTTCGACCCTTCACCAACCGGAAAATGCGCAAGCGCTTAAAAATGCAAGACGCCGTGTGGTTTACGAAGAATTCCTCCGTTTTCAATTAAACATCCAGGCGTATAAACGCACGCGCAGAAAAAATGAACAGGCACAGCCGACGAAGATTGACGAAGCGGCCACCCATCGATTCGTGCAAGAGCTACCATTTGCGCTTACTCATGCACAGACGCGTTCGCTTCGTGAAATTCTCGCCGACATTCAAGCAGACCATAAAATGAATCGGCTCCTGCAAGGGGACGTCGGCTCGGGCAAAACTGTCGTCGCCGCATGTGCCATGTATGCGGTGGTGGGCGCCGGGAAACAAGCCGCGTTAATGGTGCCGACCGAGATCCTCGCTTCTCAACATGCCGAAAGCCTTGCCGAATTTTTTCATCCCTACGGCATGGAAATCGCGCTCTTGACCGGTTCAACGAAAACCGCCCGCCGCAAGGAAATCCATGCCGGCCTGGAGAGCGGGGAGATTTCGGTGATCGTTGGCACGCACGCGTTAATCCAGGCTACGGTCCCCTTTCATGATCTCGGCCTCGTCATCACAGATGAACAGCACCGTTTCGGTGTGGAACAACGTCGGGCCCTTCGGGATAAAGGAAATCCGGACGCTTTGTTCATGACGGCAACCCCGATTCCCCGGACGCTTGCGATCACGGCATACGGAGACATGGACGTGTCTCGCATTGATGAACAACCGAGCGGACGAAAAGCCGTCAAAACCTACTGGGCAAAACCGGACATGCTCGAGCGTATCATCGCTTTTGTCCGAAAAGAAACGGCCGCGGGAAAACAAGCGTATGTTATCTGCCCGCTGATTGAAGAATCCGAGCAATTGGACGTGCAAAATGCCATCGATATCCATGCCCAATTGGAGACGTTCATGCCCGACAGTCGCATCGGACTTTTGCATGGCCGCTTGCGGGACGAAGAAAAAGAAACAGCCATGAATGAATTTACGGGTGGCTCCATTGATGTTCTCGTAGCCACAACCGTCGTGGAGGTAGGCGTCAATGTTGCAAACGCCACGATCATGGTCATTTATGATGCAGACCGCTTTGGACTCTCGCAGCTCCATCAACTTCGCGGACGTGTCGGGCGCGGCGAGGCTCAGTCTTATTGCATATTGCTGAGTGATCCCGCGTCGGAAACGGGAAAAGAACGTATGCGCATCATGACCGAGACGACCGACGGGTTTGTTTTGGCGGAAAAAGACTTACAGTTGCGCGGCCCGGGAGACCTTCTCGGACAAAAACAAAGCGGCATGCCCGAGTTCCGCCTCGCCGATCCCGTTCATGATTACCGGGCGTTAGACACCGCCCGGCAAGATGCGAGTACGTTGCTCGACTCGGAGGCATTTTGGAATGATCGGGAATATCAACCTTTGCGAGACTATGTGCAACAAACAGGCGCAACCTCGGGGGAAAAATTGGATTGA
- a CDS encoding DegV family protein, whose protein sequence is MARVKVVTDSTADIPKKMLEELDITVVPLKVNFGENETYTDGETLSPSGFYEKLQKSDVMPTTSQPSPYDFETLYNRLSEEDTVIFSIHLSSQLSGTYQAATLGAEETKANVEVIDSKRASYAFGIIVADVARLAKNGADRDECRKRLEHLLQHTTVFFMVDTLEYLEKNGRIGKASALLGSLLKMKPILSLTEKGEVYPYEKVRGRKKAMARIVTELENTFGDQPIQLGMFHAIAADTAETMAADVKEKLNVVSDVTTEIGAVIGAHVGPGTIAVTAAPAQES, encoded by the coding sequence ATGGCACGAGTGAAAGTGGTGACAGACAGTACCGCGGACATACCAAAGAAAATGCTTGAAGAATTGGATATCACGGTCGTTCCGTTGAAGGTTAATTTTGGGGAAAATGAAACGTACACGGACGGAGAAACGTTAAGCCCGTCAGGTTTTTATGAAAAATTGCAAAAAAGCGATGTTATGCCGACAACTTCTCAGCCATCCCCGTATGATTTTGAGACGCTTTACAATCGGCTTTCGGAGGAAGATACGGTTATTTTTTCCATTCATTTATCTTCTCAATTAAGCGGGACGTATCAAGCGGCAACGCTCGGGGCGGAAGAAACGAAGGCAAATGTCGAAGTCATTGATTCCAAAAGGGCAAGCTATGCGTTCGGCATTATCGTTGCCGATGTGGCCCGACTCGCCAAAAACGGTGCCGACAGGGATGAATGCCGAAAACGGCTGGAACACTTGTTGCAACATACGACGGTTTTTTTCATGGTGGACACCCTTGAATATTTGGAAAAAAACGGTCGGATAGGGAAAGCTTCGGCGTTACTCGGTTCGTTATTAAAAATGAAACCGATTCTATCATTGACGGAAAAAGGAGAAGTCTATCCATACGAAAAAGTCCGGGGTCGCAAAAAGGCGATGGCGAGGATCGTCACCGAACTTGAAAACACCTTTGGCGATCAACCGATCCAGTTAGGGATGTTTCATGCGATTGCCGCTGATACGGCGGAAACGATGGCTGCAGATGTTAAGGAAAAATTAAATGTTGTGTCTGACGTTACCACGGAAATCGGCGCCGTCATCGGAGCGCACGTAGGACCGGGAACGATCGCGGTAACGGCCGCTCCCGCGCAAGAAAGCTAG